One genomic region from Flagellimonas oceani encodes:
- a CDS encoding mandelate racemase/muconate lactonizing enzyme family protein, with protein sequence MKNSRRSFISKSIMASAGLGMVSSATYGSEYQKAIDKNPKLSAPSDLKITDVKCGYIRRGSGLFVKIHTNQGIYGCGEGVDAVPGTYHLVKRMGFFLRDQNPFNVHKIFEDIRRAGHFGGGQSGAYVAVLSAIETALWDLAGKALDLPVYQLLGGKFRDKVRVYCDTALYRVRFPSPDDFATAAKDAIKNWGFNALKFDLDYASDPDKYDRYNWTASPGEIIRMYDQLAAVREAVGPKIDLCVDMHGRYDHVTAQTIAKKVEDLNLTWLEEPIPAENFDAFKTLAEETSTPISAGENVYLGHGFKQLLDNGVDIIMPDLQKCGGLGEGQRIANLANLYYVPFSPHMVASFLGAMACAHVCASVPNFHLMEWQSYFHTDSMFKEIVTYDEGDWVKDSFVKVSDKPGIGVDINEEAMRKYAPEGIPFFE encoded by the coding sequence ATGAAAAATTCAAGAAGATCTTTTATATCCAAATCAATCATGGCCAGTGCAGGATTGGGAATGGTGTCATCAGCGACATATGGTTCAGAATATCAAAAAGCAATAGATAAAAATCCAAAATTATCCGCACCATCTGATTTAAAAATCACGGATGTTAAATGCGGATATATTAGACGAGGAAGCGGATTGTTTGTTAAAATACACACCAATCAGGGAATTTATGGTTGCGGAGAGGGCGTGGATGCCGTGCCCGGAACCTACCACTTGGTCAAAAGAATGGGATTTTTTTTGAGGGACCAAAATCCGTTCAATGTCCATAAAATATTTGAAGACATTCGTCGTGCAGGTCATTTCGGTGGTGGGCAATCAGGGGCATACGTAGCTGTTCTTTCTGCGATAGAGACCGCTTTATGGGATTTGGCGGGTAAGGCACTTGATTTGCCCGTTTATCAATTGTTGGGAGGTAAGTTCCGTGATAAAGTAAGGGTATATTGTGATACCGCTTTATACCGTGTTCGGTTCCCTTCACCCGATGATTTCGCTACCGCGGCCAAGGACGCCATTAAAAATTGGGGCTTCAATGCATTGAAATTCGACTTGGATTATGCCAGTGACCCTGATAAATACGATCGCTATAATTGGACAGCCAGCCCTGGGGAAATTATAAGAATGTATGACCAACTTGCTGCGGTCAGGGAAGCGGTAGGACCAAAAATTGATCTATGTGTGGATATGCATGGACGATATGATCATGTGACCGCCCAGACCATTGCCAAAAAAGTAGAAGATTTGAATCTAACATGGTTGGAAGAGCCAATTCCGGCAGAGAACTTCGACGCTTTTAAAACGCTGGCAGAGGAAACCAGTACGCCCATTTCTGCAGGTGAAAACGTATACTTAGGTCACGGATTTAAACAATTATTGGATAATGGCGTGGATATTATAATGCCAGATCTGCAAAAGTGTGGTGGACTGGGAGAAGGACAAAGAATCGCCAATCTTGCGAATCTTTATTATGTGCCTTTTTCACCACATATGGTAGCCTCGTTTTTGGGGGCCATGGCATGTGCCCATGTTTGCGCCTCTGTACCTAATTTCCATTTAATGGAGTGGCAATCCTATTTCCACACCGATTCCATGTTTAAGGAAATTGTGACCTATGATGAAGGGGATTGGGTGAAGGACAGTTTTGTAAAGGTTTCGGACAAACCAGGTATTGGAGTAGACATCAATGAAGAGGCCATGAGAAAATATGCGCCCGAGGGAATACCATTTTTTGAATAA
- a CDS encoding PQQ-binding-like beta-propeller repeat protein, whose amino-acid sequence MLIILATILGCRNHSNVVAEHITWSHYGGSPDQSKFFESPSITKSNVEQMELLWSYPSGDDRFYFFSPIIVDSTMYVLGKNSSLIAINAKTGEELWIHADLPGITRRGINYWESEDKKSKRLLFTLNNSIQAIDAVTGKSVMDFGNNGYVDLREGLDRDPTSITRIQPMMPGVIYENLLILGSAPGEAYFSPPGHVRAYNVVTGKMEWIFHTIPHPGEYGYETWPKDAYKYVGGANVWSEISVDTERGIAFLPIGSPTYDYYGADRLGSNLFANSLVALDAKTGERLWHYQTVHHDLWDYDLSPAPQLLTVDKDGKKVDAVAIATKHGFVFVFDRVTGEPLFPIEEKPFPKSEMPGEESWPTQPITSLPSFTRHEVTKENLNPYFSDSLRQDWLKRLDSAKTGLYVPPSDKYETIMMPGALGGANYGNTAADPRNGMMYIMTQEYASTYRLSKVEPPKNELTENDVDKVKSLYGSSCIACHGSNMEGGAGPSLKNLGHHMYYEEFRNTVINGKGVMPGLVHVDEASLKALFRYIGGDPERRSFRRSNQQAESVDGPVVASGGVTIPPDLKRGAPMQDYPEGVEQPEDQYTTDYGLDWPGLIDPPWSSIVAYDLNEGTIKWRRPIGIDSLYAQGGETKGAPNGTQRKGMVITSTGIVFATAKGGKVYALDAENGDVLWETTLSHETNAQPSMFTLDGKEYLVINATSNFRSDSYDHSKKPGAVAKGYLVYGIPDKK is encoded by the coding sequence ATGCTGATAATCTTGGCTACTATATTGGGATGTCGGAACCATTCAAACGTAGTTGCTGAACACATCACATGGTCACACTATGGAGGTAGTCCAGACCAATCCAAGTTTTTCGAGTCGCCCAGTATCACCAAGTCTAATGTTGAGCAAATGGAATTGTTGTGGAGCTACCCGTCGGGAGATGATCGTTTTTATTTTTTCAGCCCCATTATTGTGGACAGTACCATGTACGTTCTCGGGAAAAATAGCTCCCTTATTGCCATCAATGCCAAAACGGGTGAAGAACTTTGGATACATGCGGATTTACCGGGAATTACCCGAAGAGGTATCAATTATTGGGAAAGTGAGGACAAAAAAAGCAAAAGATTACTGTTCACGCTGAACAATTCCATTCAGGCGATTGATGCCGTTACTGGAAAATCTGTTATGGATTTCGGCAACAATGGCTATGTTGATCTTAGGGAAGGTTTAGATAGAGATCCAACATCCATAACAAGGATACAGCCCATGATGCCGGGTGTTATCTACGAAAATCTGTTGATACTGGGGTCCGCGCCCGGGGAGGCCTATTTTTCTCCACCTGGTCACGTAAGGGCCTATAATGTGGTTACCGGTAAAATGGAGTGGATTTTTCACACCATACCCCATCCCGGGGAATATGGATATGAAACTTGGCCTAAGGATGCTTATAAATATGTAGGAGGTGCCAACGTATGGAGCGAAATATCGGTAGATACGGAACGTGGAATTGCCTTTTTGCCCATCGGTTCGCCAACCTATGATTATTATGGCGCTGATCGGTTGGGAAGTAATCTTTTCGCCAACTCTTTGGTGGCCCTTGATGCAAAAACGGGGGAGAGGCTCTGGCACTACCAAACGGTGCACCATGATCTCTGGGACTATGACCTGTCACCGGCACCACAATTGCTCACAGTGGACAAAGATGGCAAAAAAGTGGATGCAGTGGCCATTGCTACCAAACATGGTTTTGTTTTTGTATTTGATAGGGTAACCGGGGAACCACTATTTCCCATAGAGGAAAAACCGTTTCCCAAAAGCGAAATGCCAGGGGAGGAATCTTGGCCCACCCAACCCATCACCTCACTTCCGAGTTTTACGAGACATGAGGTGACCAAAGAAAACTTGAACCCTTATTTTTCGGATAGTCTTCGGCAGGATTGGCTCAAAAGATTGGATTCTGCAAAAACAGGATTGTACGTACCTCCCTCAGATAAATACGAGACCATTATGATGCCAGGGGCTTTGGGTGGTGCCAATTATGGAAACACAGCGGCCGACCCTCGCAATGGAATGATGTACATAATGACCCAGGAATATGCATCGACTTACAGATTGAGCAAGGTGGAACCACCAAAAAACGAGCTTACGGAAAATGATGTGGACAAGGTCAAATCCCTTTATGGCTCCTCGTGTATTGCCTGCCATGGTTCCAATATGGAGGGTGGGGCAGGACCCTCCCTAAAGAATCTGGGGCATCATATGTACTACGAAGAATTCAGAAATACAGTGATCAATGGAAAAGGTGTAATGCCCGGTCTGGTGCATGTGGATGAAGCTTCCTTGAAAGCCTTGTTCCGTTATATAGGAGGAGACCCTGAACGCAGAAGTTTTAGAAGAAGCAATCAACAAGCAGAATCAGTAGATGGCCCTGTCGTAGCTTCAGGAGGGGTGACTATTCCACCAGATTTAAAGCGAGGAGCCCCAATGCAGGATTATCCTGAAGGCGTGGAACAACCAGAAGACCAATATACTACGGATTACGGTCTGGATTGGCCCGGTTTGATAGATCCACCTTGGTCCTCTATTGTGGCTTATGACCTGAACGAAGGAACCATTAAGTGGCGCCGACCTATTGGTATTGATTCGCTTTATGCGCAAGGAGGCGAAACCAAAGGAGCCCCCAATGGTACCCAGCGAAAAGGCATGGTCATTACCTCTACGGGCATTGTGTTTGCCACGGCAAAAGGGGGCAAGGTTTATGCGCTTGATGCCGAAAATGGGGATGTGCTATGGGAAACTACACTGAGTCATGAGACCAATGCACAACCCAGTATGTTTACCTTGGATGGCAAGGAATATTTGGTAATCAATGCAACCTCTAATTTTAGAAGCGATAGTTACGACCACTCCAAGAAGCCCGGAGCAGTTGCAAAAGGCTACCTGGTTTATGGTATACCGGACAAAAAGTAG
- a CDS encoding SusD/RagB family nutrient-binding outer membrane lipoprotein: MKNIGNRIIIFVILIGLLGCEENFDELNTNTVDPTSESIDPVFLLNNAIVGLSFPSGTNIYYDEAIVQQIVTPNSGFVAGANYNQDNRNNTGNQWDAYYQNVIKHTSDVILQLNTEESDRSNLLQMARILEAYAFMVLTDEYGEIPYFEAGKGLSEQVVLPSYDPQEQIYPDLINELTEARDALSDSAPAESGEAMYAGDLDQWRKLANSLLVRMGMRLSNVDPTLAQQTVQSGFNGGVMESNDDNFVVRHDNNFTNPYSFTFNGTEANNFYLTDVFVDYLYNNDDPRLASLAIRYVGAASGPDQVEAIASKDADDQIGMPMGYDNSTIGTVATSEGLASFYDFSQVDRFTYGAQSSPMFLCTYAQTQLLLAEAAVNGWVAGDPSEYYENGIRGHMEQVAAYGESVAIAGTDIDSYIAANPLNLANAVEEINTQYWVASFLNGPELFANFRRSGYPDLTPNPYPAQDITGDFINRLTYPPAEIAVNQANLQEAVSRMGPDNLDTKVWWDVD; encoded by the coding sequence ATGAAAAATATAGGGAATAGAATCATAATCTTTGTAATCCTCATAGGTCTATTGGGATGCGAAGAAAATTTTGATGAACTCAATACCAACACTGTAGATCCAACAAGTGAAAGTATAGACCCAGTGTTCTTGTTGAACAATGCAATCGTTGGACTTTCCTTCCCAAGTGGTACCAATATCTACTACGATGAAGCGATTGTACAGCAAATTGTTACACCCAATTCGGGATTTGTGGCCGGAGCCAACTATAATCAGGATAACCGTAACAATACCGGTAACCAGTGGGATGCATATTATCAAAATGTCATAAAACATACCAGTGACGTTATTCTTCAGCTTAATACTGAAGAATCGGACCGTTCCAATTTATTGCAGATGGCCCGTATCTTGGAAGCCTATGCTTTCATGGTATTGACTGATGAATACGGGGAAATCCCCTATTTTGAAGCAGGTAAGGGCTTGTCCGAGCAGGTGGTACTGCCAAGTTATGATCCCCAGGAACAGATTTATCCGGATTTGATCAATGAATTGACAGAGGCAAGGGACGCGTTGAGCGATTCAGCTCCTGCCGAAAGTGGAGAAGCCATGTATGCAGGAGATTTGGACCAGTGGAGAAAATTGGCCAATTCCCTCTTGGTCAGGATGGGTATGCGACTTTCAAATGTAGATCCCACCTTGGCACAACAGACCGTTCAAAGTGGCTTTAACGGAGGGGTTATGGAGTCCAATGATGATAACTTTGTGGTCAGGCACGATAACAATTTCACCAATCCATACAGTTTTACCTTTAATGGAACGGAAGCCAACAACTTCTATTTAACGGATGTATTCGTGGATTACTTATATAATAACGATGATCCAAGATTGGCTTCGTTGGCAATCAGATATGTGGGTGCTGCATCGGGACCGGACCAAGTCGAGGCAATTGCCTCCAAGGATGCTGATGATCAAATAGGGATGCCCATGGGGTATGACAACAGTACCATTGGCACTGTTGCGACCAGTGAAGGACTTGCCAGTTTCTATGACTTTTCACAAGTGGATCGGTTTACCTACGGTGCCCAGTCGTCGCCAATGTTTCTCTGCACCTATGCACAGACCCAATTGTTATTGGCAGAAGCCGCCGTCAATGGATGGGTAGCGGGCGACCCGTCCGAGTATTACGAAAATGGGATACGCGGACATATGGAGCAGGTAGCGGCCTATGGTGAAAGTGTGGCCATTGCTGGAACTGATATTGATTCTTATATAGCTGCCAACCCCTTGAACCTGGCCAATGCCGTTGAGGAGATCAATACACAATACTGGGTGGCTTCCTTTTTGAACGGACCGGAGTTGTTCGCCAATTTTAGAAGGTCCGGGTATCCGGATTTGACGCCCAACCCATATCCTGCCCAGGATATCACAGGAGATTTCATAAATAGGTTGACTTATCCTCCTGCCGAGATAGCTGTAAATCAGGCAAACCTTCAAGAAGCGGTTTCCAGAATGGGACCCGATAACTTGGATACCAAGGTTTGGTGGGATGTGGATTAA
- a CDS encoding nuclear transport factor 2 family protein, whose product MKKYLIEFSTITKHCFLGILLCFSTTLVAQKNTAEVKKIDDAVSQLYKAMVNRNKDKLEELTMESLTYGHSSGKIENKKEYVDGVLNGGFQFSSITPVDQTITTSGKTGVVRHIFKGEGTNNGTPATVNIGCLLVFQKEGKQWKLLARQAYKL is encoded by the coding sequence ATGAAAAAATACCTTATTGAATTTTCAACCATAACAAAACACTGTTTTTTAGGAATACTTCTTTGTTTCTCCACCACTTTAGTGGCCCAAAAAAATACTGCCGAAGTCAAAAAAATCGATGATGCCGTAAGTCAACTTTACAAAGCCATGGTCAATAGAAACAAAGATAAACTGGAAGAATTGACTATGGAAAGTCTAACCTACGGCCACTCTAGCGGTAAGATAGAGAACAAAAAGGAATACGTGGACGGTGTTTTAAATGGTGGTTTCCAATTTTCTTCGATAACCCCGGTAGATCAAACCATAACAACTTCTGGTAAAACCGGTGTAGTACGCCATATTTTTAAGGGAGAAGGAACGAATAATGGTACACCCGCGACAGTGAATATTGGTTGTCTGTTGGTTTTTCAAAAAGAAGGCAAACAATGGAAATTGCTGGCAAGACAGGCCTATAAACTTTAA
- a CDS encoding mandelate racemase/muconate lactonizing enzyme family protein — translation MKSVLKQIIAKNKQEERDLRLARQAEIENPKTADDRRSFLKKTALGGIAMTSMVGLGIEETIAQTTSKVSRMSAPSELKITDMRYALTNVMGGTAIIKIETNQGIYGLGEVRDAADVRYALFLKSRILGKNPCNVEKIFKSIKQFGGPARQAGGVCAVEMALWDICGKAYNVPAWQLLGGRYRDKVRLYADTPQARSSEEQKKLIDYRMNTQGYTWLKMDVAISSLPPDSGTLVNDKFWRDDNGRLSQWGDARNYMSYGNTMHPFTQIQITEKGLEMLAQRVADVREMVGWEVPISTDHYGHFDLNNGIRLGKALDKFRLAWLEDMVPWQYTEQWRTISEALETPTTTGEDIHFLENFKPIIHNRSVDIVHPDLASSGGLLETKRIGDYAEEFGIGMAMHQAGTPVSFMANVHCAAATQNFLALEHHSVDVPWWESLVKTVGGFKMIDKGFATVPLTAPGLGIELDEEVVKAHLHPSDKTFFKSTEEWNELRSHDRTYS, via the coding sequence ATGAAATCAGTATTAAAACAAATCATAGCCAAGAACAAGCAAGAAGAAAGAGACCTTAGGTTGGCGAGGCAGGCAGAAATTGAGAACCCAAAAACCGCGGATGACAGAAGAAGCTTTCTGAAAAAAACCGCATTGGGAGGCATTGCAATGACCAGTATGGTTGGACTGGGCATCGAGGAAACCATAGCACAGACCACATCCAAGGTCAGCCGTATGTCCGCCCCTTCGGAACTCAAGATTACCGATATGAGGTATGCCCTCACAAATGTGATGGGCGGGACGGCCATAATCAAGATAGAGACCAATCAAGGAATCTATGGTCTTGGTGAGGTAAGGGACGCCGCAGACGTACGTTATGCACTATTTCTTAAAAGTAGGATTTTGGGTAAAAATCCTTGTAATGTCGAGAAAATATTCAAGAGTATAAAACAATTTGGGGGACCTGCCAGGCAAGCTGGCGGGGTTTGTGCGGTGGAAATGGCACTCTGGGATATTTGTGGCAAGGCCTACAATGTACCCGCTTGGCAATTGCTGGGAGGACGCTATCGCGATAAGGTAAGACTTTATGCTGATACGCCCCAGGCAAGAAGCTCCGAGGAACAAAAGAAGCTGATCGACTATAGAATGAATACCCAAGGGTATACCTGGTTGAAAATGGATGTGGCTATTTCTTCACTTCCACCAGATTCCGGAACCTTGGTGAATGATAAATTCTGGAGAGATGACAACGGTCGTTTGTCCCAGTGGGGAGATGCCAGGAACTATATGTCCTACGGTAACACCATGCATCCCTTCACCCAAATCCAGATTACGGAGAAAGGCCTTGAAATGTTGGCCCAACGCGTAGCGGATGTTAGGGAAATGGTAGGTTGGGAAGTTCCAATTTCCACCGATCACTACGGACACTTCGACCTTAACAATGGAATCCGTTTAGGAAAAGCGCTGGACAAATTTAGACTGGCTTGGTTGGAAGACATGGTGCCATGGCAATACACAGAGCAGTGGAGAACCATCTCCGAAGCTCTGGAAACGCCTACCACCACAGGTGAGGATATCCATTTCTTGGAGAACTTCAAGCCCATCATCCATAACAGGTCGGTTGATATTGTACACCCAGACTTAGCATCATCAGGTGGTCTTTTGGAGACAAAACGGATTGGTGATTATGCAGAGGAATTTGGAATTGGAATGGCCATGCACCAAGCAGGCACACCTGTTTCCTTTATGGCCAATGTGCATTGTGCGGCTGCGACCCAAAACTTTTTGGCTCTGGAGCACCATTCGGTGGATGTGCCATGGTGGGAAAGTCTGGTAAAAACGGTTGGAGGTTTTAAGATGATCGATAAAGGTTTTGCCACGGTTCCACTTACCGCACCAGGTTTGGGGATAGAGTTGGATGAAGAAGTGGTGAAGGCGCATTTACATCCTTCGGATAAAACATTCTTTAAATCTACCGAGGAATGGAACGAGCTTCGTTCCCACGATAGAACTTATAGTTAA
- a CDS encoding bile acid:sodium symporter family protein, whose translation MKKISIYSIALGLAALLFIVIIGMVIMGHIDQAGPFILGFFALLAFGFNGYEKMKGLIFTTMIFAGVTAALYFPDYFTQIGDFKFTALIIPLIQIIMFGMGTTMSIKDFAAIFQSPKGVVIGVSAQLVVMPLMGYFLAQISNFPPEIAAGIVLIGCSPSGVASNVMAFLAKANVALSITITSIATLLAPFLTPLMMKLFAGEFIEIDVLTMMWSIIKMIILPIGAGLLFNKLFGNNTKWLGRAMPLISMLAIGLIITIITAAGRDSLLEIGGTLMLLVLMHNIFGYLLGYWYAKLFRMSERDARTIAIEVGMQNGGLASGIANSLGKIATMGLAPAVFGPLMNITGSILASYWHRKPTPDPPKPIVVN comes from the coding sequence TTGAAAAAGATAAGTATTTATTCTATAGCATTAGGGTTGGCAGCTCTGCTTTTCATCGTTATAATTGGAATGGTCATCATGGGCCATATCGATCAAGCTGGACCATTTATCCTTGGATTTTTTGCTTTGTTGGCCTTCGGGTTTAACGGGTACGAAAAAATGAAGGGATTGATTTTCACAACCATGATTTTTGCAGGGGTGACGGCAGCACTTTATTTTCCTGATTACTTTACCCAAATTGGTGATTTCAAATTCACGGCACTCATAATTCCTTTGATACAGATTATCATGTTCGGTATGGGAACAACAATGAGTATCAAAGATTTTGCCGCCATATTTCAATCCCCAAAAGGGGTGGTGATCGGAGTTTCGGCACAATTGGTCGTAATGCCGCTAATGGGCTATTTTTTGGCACAGATCAGTAACTTTCCACCAGAAATTGCGGCAGGAATAGTGCTCATAGGCTGTTCTCCCAGTGGTGTGGCCTCCAACGTAATGGCTTTTTTGGCCAAGGCAAATGTCGCACTTTCGATAACCATTACTTCCATCGCAACACTTTTGGCACCATTTCTTACGCCTTTAATGATGAAGTTATTCGCTGGGGAGTTCATTGAAATTGATGTGTTAACCATGATGTGGAGTATCATAAAGATGATCATTCTACCCATTGGGGCCGGACTATTGTTTAATAAACTATTTGGCAATAACACTAAATGGTTGGGTAGGGCAATGCCCTTAATATCCATGTTGGCAATTGGGCTTATAATTACCATCATTACTGCAGCGGGTAGGGACAGCCTTTTGGAAATCGGTGGAACGTTGATGTTGCTGGTGTTGATGCACAATATTTTTGGGTATTTACTGGGATATTGGTACGCAAAGCTCTTTAGGATGTCCGAAAGGGATGCCAGGACCATTGCCATTGAAGTGGGAATGCAAAACGGAGGATTGGCATCAGGTATAGCAAACAGTTTGGGTAAAATTGCCACGATGGGATTGGCACCCGCAGTATTTGGACCTCTGATGAACATCACCGGCTCAATCTTGGCCTCATACTGGCATAGAAAGCCTACCCCTGACCCCCCTAAACCTATAGTAGTCAACTAA
- a CDS encoding RraA family protein, which translates to MRNLRMVLGLSCFLAFFYAKPQGVTASPEYIMELTSNWTGERFEDGRPKVSDALLQRMKNIQIEEAWGFLRRKGYNNQYEGEWEIIHPERAMTGRVVTAQYMPLRPDYQQLVKLKGAQEKRDTIGGSNSWPIQQLVPGDVYVADGYGRIIDGTLIGSNLGNAIYTNSKNGVIFDGGVRDVAGLLDIEGFNGWHKGADPSYLQEEMLTSINMPIRIGRATVLPGDVVLANRHGTVFIPSHLASELVLSSEIVGLRDLFGFQRLREKKYTAGQIDTKWTEEINTDFENWLKEYPDSKLPMSRKELNDYMASKKQ; encoded by the coding sequence ATGAGAAATTTAAGGATGGTATTGGGGCTAAGTTGCTTTCTTGCTTTTTTTTATGCCAAACCGCAAGGAGTTACCGCTTCACCGGAATACATTATGGAATTGACCTCCAACTGGACCGGAGAGCGTTTTGAGGACGGAAGGCCAAAGGTTTCCGATGCCTTATTGCAAAGAATGAAAAATATTCAAATAGAAGAGGCCTGGGGCTTTTTAAGAAGAAAGGGATATAACAACCAATATGAAGGTGAATGGGAAATAATCCATCCAGAGAGAGCCATGACCGGTAGGGTGGTAACGGCACAATATATGCCACTTAGACCAGACTATCAGCAGTTGGTGAAACTTAAAGGCGCACAGGAGAAACGGGATACCATTGGAGGAAGCAATTCATGGCCCATTCAACAATTAGTGCCTGGAGACGTCTACGTGGCAGATGGCTATGGAAGAATTATAGATGGCACGCTGATCGGTTCCAATTTAGGAAATGCCATTTATACCAATTCCAAAAACGGGGTAATTTTTGACGGTGGCGTAAGGGATGTCGCAGGGCTCTTGGATATTGAGGGATTCAATGGCTGGCACAAAGGTGCGGATCCTTCTTATCTGCAGGAGGAAATGTTGACCAGTATTAATATGCCCATCCGAATTGGAAGGGCAACCGTATTACCGGGCGATGTGGTTTTGGCGAACCGGCATGGTACCGTTTTTATTCCTTCACATTTGGCTTCGGAATTGGTACTGTCTTCTGAAATCGTAGGCCTGCGCGATCTGTTTGGGTTCCAAAGATTACGGGAGAAAAAATACACCGCAGGACAGATAGACACGAAATGGACGGAAGAGATCAATACAGATTTCGAAAACTGGCTAAAGGAATATCCAGATAGCAAGTTACCCATGTCCAGAAAAGAACTCAATGATTATATGGCATCTAAAAAACAATAG
- a CDS encoding RraA family protein: MLRKKYMILMVLVGLATQLIGQQISKEELIFLTPEWKGERFDDGRPKVSDALLERIKSVSVEEAWAVMKNEGYRYQIAEDWKMINPDSVLVGRAVTATFMPGRPDVWKAIDDRGKAQGKRGQNTWPVDILVKGDVYVADQFGADKDGPTIGDNVGNAIFAKTGNGIVYDGALRDVEGLMEIGGFTSYYTSYDASHHNPPGDLNTMLIGINQPTRIRTVTVMPGDVVLGKMGVVTFIPAHLAEKVATTSEVVRLRDMFGHQRIKEGTYTAGQIDTRWSDEIEKDFSKWLNEHIDELPVSREQIQEILKKRTW, from the coding sequence ATGTTACGAAAAAAGTATATGATCCTAATGGTTCTTGTTGGTCTGGCAACCCAATTGATAGGTCAACAGATCAGTAAGGAAGAACTTATTTTTTTAACCCCGGAATGGAAAGGAGAACGCTTTGATGATGGAAGGCCAAAAGTTTCGGATGCATTATTGGAAAGGATAAAATCCGTTAGTGTGGAAGAGGCTTGGGCCGTAATGAAAAACGAAGGCTATCGATATCAAATCGCAGAGGACTGGAAAATGATAAATCCAGATAGTGTTTTGGTCGGGCGTGCTGTCACGGCAACCTTTATGCCTGGTCGCCCCGATGTTTGGAAAGCCATCGATGATCGTGGTAAGGCCCAGGGAAAACGAGGACAGAATACGTGGCCCGTGGATATTTTGGTGAAGGGAGATGTTTATGTAGCCGACCAATTTGGTGCGGACAAGGATGGCCCAACAATTGGTGACAACGTGGGTAACGCCATTTTTGCAAAAACAGGTAACGGAATTGTTTATGATGGCGCACTAAGGGATGTGGAAGGACTCATGGAAATTGGCGGTTTTACTTCCTATTACACCAGTTACGACGCTTCCCACCATAATCCCCCGGGGGACTTGAACACGATGCTCATCGGAATCAATCAACCTACAAGGATTAGAACCGTAACCGTAATGCCCGGGGATGTTGTTTTGGGCAAAATGGGGGTGGTCACCTTTATACCGGCCCATTTGGCAGAAAAAGTGGCGACAACTTCCGAAGTTGTTCGCTTACGTGATATGTTCGGACATCAACGTATCAAAGAAGGAACCTATACTGCCGGACAGATTGATACGCGTTGGTCCGATGAAATCGAAAAGGATTTTAGCAAGTGGCTCAACGAACATATTGATGAGCTTCCTGTTTCCAGAGAGCAGATTCAAGAAATTTTGAAGAAAAGAACTTGGTAA